The genomic DNA AACTGTACACAGCTCTTTGCCCTTTGTAAAATGGAAATATGATAAAAACGGTAAACTGGATTGGGACAATATTGAAACTAAAAAATTTAAAGGAGATACCATCCGGCAAATTGTAATGAACACAGGAAACCCTGGATTCGCCCTTGATGCAGGATTTGAATATAAGGTAGACGACCATTTTACAGTTTCCGGCAGTCTTATTGATTTGGGATTTATCCGCTGGCGCAAAGAAATCACCAATCTTTCGCTTAAAGGTAACTATACCTTCGAAGGAGAACTGGTAAACAGCTATAACAAGGACTCCATTTCAGATGCTGCCAATGCCATCCTGGATACACTTAAAAATGAATTTTACCTGGAAGGCCATGATGCATATACCACCTATTTATCCGGGAAAATGTACCTGGGGGCATCATACAACTTCAATAATCGCCTAAGTTTTGGTTTGCTTTCATCGAGCCAGATTTACAATAAAAAACTCTACCAGCAACTGACATTATCTTGTAATTTGCAACCCATCAGACTTTTATCCACCTCTGTCTGTTATTCCCTGTTAAATAATAAAAGTCAGAACCTGGGATTTGGGCTTTCCTTAAAACTCATAAACCTGAACATTTATGCAATCTGCGACCAGGTACCTTTACATTGGGCTAAGAGTAAGAATTCGGAGGATGGTCCGGGCTATATACCCTATAAGACAAAAGGAATGGATCTCAGGCTGGGCGTAAACCTTGTATT from Bacteroidota bacterium includes the following:
- a CDS encoding DUF5723 family protein; this translates as MNLHNKILLLFLMLVCTFPLQAQQNTTMYHMYGVPQSNSLNPAFQSSYNFYIGIPAIAPLYVNGNNNPLSFDDIVKHNDQIDSLITPFHPKGNRQEFLNLFKDNNFVNGDFSTGLFSIGLRINEMFFTFDINDKASVHFNYPKDLITAALSDGFPDNTTYNWSKLGIDAQYYREYALGVSRHINDRLTLGLKGKLLFGKADIHTTNSLMKIRSGYKSWDLQSDATVHSSLPFVKWKYDKNGKLDWDNIETKKFKGDTIRQIVMNTGNPGFALDAGFEYKVDDHFTVSGSLIDLGFIRWRKEITNLSLKGNYTFEGELVNSYNKDSISDAANAILDTLKNEFYLEGHDAYTTYLSGKMYLGASYNFNNRLSFGLLSSSQIYNKKLYQQLTLSCNLQPIRLLSTSVCYSLLNNKSQNLGFGLSLKLINLNIYAICDQVPLHWAKSKNSEDGPGYIPYKTKGMDLRLGVNLVFGKEKSKKRLQDQPLIE